The nucleotide sequence TAGTTAGGGCTATTAAACCAGTCTTTTGATGGATAGTCTTTAATTGTCTTGCCGTTTTCATCAACACGTGTGCCCTTAGCCCAAGGATGATAGTCACCGCAATGGTTGAAAATCATATCCATTACCACCTTTAGCCCCTTCTTATGACATTCGTCAATGAGTGCCTTGTACTCTTCATTGGTACCGAAGCGAGGATCAACACGATAGTAGTCGGTTGTGGCGTAGCCGTGATAGGTGCTGTATTTGCCATCGTCAGCAGGGCGGTCATTCTCTAATACTGGCGTAAACCAGAGGGCAGTAACACCAAGGTCGGTGAAGTAATCGAGGTGCTGGCGGAGTCCTTCGAGGTCACCACCATGTCGAAGACTTGGCTCGTTACGATTGCAGAGTTGGTCTTCCATTCCTTTGATTATGTCGTTCTTTGGATTACCGTTAGCGAAACGGTCGGGCATCAGCATATAAAGAACATCTGAGATGTCGAAGCCTTTACGCTCTGCTCCAGCCATCTCACGCTCCTTTAGTTGGAATTTCTTCGTTGTCTTTTTACCATTCTTATTAGCGAAAGTAAGGGTTATATCACCCGCTTTTGCTCCTTTTAAGTTGAGATATACAAGGAGGTAATTAGGTGAATCGAGACGTACGAGCGAATCAATTTTTACGTTGGGATAGTCTGTTGTTACGTCCGCAAACTTGATATCCTTGCCATATACCATTAGCTGTAACGTTGGGTCTTGCATATCAGCAAACCAGTTGGTTGGGTCAATGCGTGTTACGTTGGGAGTAGCTGTGCGGTTATTGGCTTTCTTTTGAGTTGCCGTACTATTCTGAGCGGTCATAGGGCTTGATACAAGAAGTAAGAATAAAAGAATCTTCCAAGTCTTTTGAAAGAGAGGAAGATTAGGTTCGTTCGTTAGTTGTCTGCGGTTCATTTTAGGTAATTTGTTCTGCTGTGGTATTGGGCTTATTAGCCTTATTAGTCTAATAGGGTCAATAAGTCCAATATCCTTAACAGCTATTAATAATCTGCTGAATGTCCCATATCCCTCTTCTTAAGTAAGGAGTAAGGGGGAAAACAATCCTTTAATCGTGTAGGATAAGGGCTGACTGTCCGTCAACCATTATCTCTCCACCTTCCATCTTGCCTAATCCAGCTTCATTTACTTCACCATTTGCACATACGATGGTGTACTGTCCCTTAGGGATGTTGACCGTGCGAAGCTCCTTGTTAGCATTGAGGATAACGTAGATATTCTCCCACTTGTCGCCACCAGCGTGGTCTTTCAGACGGAAAGCAACCAAACAGTCCTGTACAGGAAGGAACTCAAGATGCTTCCGAACGAGGTCGGCTTTGCCCAATCGGAAGGCTGGATGAGCCTTGCGGAGGTTGATGAGTCCACTGTAATAGTTGAATACCTGTGGATAAGTCTTGAGGTTATTCCAATCAAGATGGTTGATACTGTCAGGTGAATTAAATGAGTTATGCACGCCTTTCTTGTTACGAAGCATCTCCTCACCAGCGAGCATAAAGGGTACACCCTGTGATGTGAACACGGCTGTCTGGGCAAGAAGATTCAGACGAATCAGCTCATTCTCGTCGTATTCTGTCTCTGGAATAGATGCTTTCAGGCGGTCAACAAGACACATATCATCGTGACAACTGACGTAAGCAATCATCTGTGTAGGCTCAAGGGCATAAGGTTTCTTAGAGTAATTTACCTTGGAATAGTCTACTTGTGGATGATTAATCATACCTGCAATACTCGCCTTTAAACTCTCTTCCAAGCCTTTAACACCACCAAGAAAACCAGGCTTATGGTCGTCAGAGAATGGTCCACGCAATGCGTCACGGATGTCATCAGAGAAGGCTGCGATGCCTGGCATCTGTGGAATGGCTGCTTTCATCGCCAATTTCTCATGAGGATAAGCACAGTTACCAGCACTCCATCCCTCGCCATAGACAAATATCTCTGGGTCGATTGCATTGAGTTCACGACGGATATCGTTCATCGTCTGAATGTCATGTACCCCCATAAGGTCTACACGGAAACCATCAATGTGATACTCATTTACCCAATATTTCATTGACTCCAACATATAATCGTGCATCAGAGGATGCTCACTTGCAGTCTCATTGCCACATCCTGTGCCGTTTGATGGTGTGCCATCAGCATTATATCGGTAGTAAACCTTAGGATAAGTGCGCTCAAAGTTGCTATTTGCAAGGTCGAAAGTGTGATTGTAAACAACGTCAAGTATAACCCTTATACCCGCCTTGTGCAATGCCTGTACCATCTGCTTGAATTCCATGATGCGACGTGTTGGCAGATCCGCATCATACGAATAGCTACCTTCTGGTACGTTATAGTTCAGTGGGTCATATCCCCAATTATACTGTGGTACGTCTGGCTTGGATTCATCTACTGATGCGAAGTCGAATGAAGGGAGGATATGAACAGCGTTGATACCCAACTTCTTTAAGTGATTAATAGCCTTCTGTTCTGTCAGGGCAAGGTATTTGCCCTTGTGCATTAAGCTGGATGAAGGGTCAATAGAGAAGTCACGATGATGCAGTTCGTAGATGATAAGGTCTGCCGGACTCTTGGTTGGAACACGACGATCGTTCTCCCAGCCTGTTGGGTTGGTTTCCTTCATGTCGATAACGGCACCACGACCGCCATTACAGCCAACCGCTTTGGCAAAGACACCGGGTGTCTCACCGTGTCCGATATCGAAAGTATAAAACTTACCTTTGAGGTCTCCCTTCACAGTGACAGTCCAAGTGTTGTCACCACTTGGTGTAAGTTTCACCTTCTTGTAGGCTTTTCCACCTCGTCCTGCATCATAAAGGCGGAGCGTTGGTTTAGAGGGAGCATTGAGACGGAAGGTTGTCTCACTTGGAGAATAGGACATCTCGTTGAATCGCTGCTGTGCAGCAACATTCTGTGAGAGTATGAAAGCAGCAACAGATGCTGCAAGCTTATATTTTATTTTCATTGGGTGATGGGTGTTAGGTGTTGGGTGTTGAATGTTGGGTGATGATGAATTGGGTGATAGGTGTTGGGTGTTGAGTGTTGAATAATGGGTGATGATGATTTGAGTGATGATGAATGGGGTGATAGGTGTTGGGTGTTAGGTGTTGAATATTAGGTGATGATGGACAGTTATAAGAAATAATAATATCCATCATCACCTATTCTTGTTATCGACCAGCCTGATAGAGGAGGTCTGTTATCTGTTCGTTGAAAGCCTTATTCTTCATCAAGTCTTCAATGCCAACGTGCATACGGTAACGCCAATAATGCTTTGGATTAGCTGGGACATTGATTCGCTCAGCGTTAGGATCAGGCAAACGGAGTTCCTCATCAATACTCATCCAGTCCTGAATACCAAGGATACAGAGCAAACTTGGCGATGTCAGGTGACGGCTTATGATGTCTCTTGCCAACCAGCCTGGCAGTGGGTGAGGTGCTGGACCGCCACGATGTAACGTGTTATTGAAGTAATCTTGCGTGCGTCCCCAGTCTTCATCCCACCACTGACGTAGTGTTGGCATATCGTGTGTTGAGATGGTGCAGACACTGCGGTAAGGGTTTTCACCAAGATTACTAAAGCGTACTTTCGGGTCTTTTGGCATACTCTGAATTTCAAGACTAAGGATGCGTAGTTCGTTCATTACCCATGCAACGCAATCAGGAACCATTCCCAAGTCCTCGGCACAGACAAGCATACGAGTTGCATTCACCAACTTCGGTAACTTCTTCATTGCTTCCTGATACCAGAACTGGTTGTTGCGACGATAATAGTAATCGTTGTAGAGCTTGTTGAATATAGCCTTATCGCTATCGTAAAGACTCTCGTAAATGAAGTCGAACTGTACACAGATACGTGGATGGAAGCGGTTTGGGTCCTTATGGTCACGAACGAAGAGAACGTTACTAATCAATGCGTAAAGTCCGTCGCGCAACCAGATGTCAACATCAGAGTTCTTACCAGCAAATGCTTTCTCAACCTTTCGCTGTGTATCATACTCTGGACGCATCTTGTATCTATCGCCCCATACGTGTTCAACATACTTCTGTCTTATCTCATCAGCGTGTTCACGGAAGATGCGGTCGAGCACCCAATCGGCGATAAATGGTTCTGTAAAGAGTTCCTCTTGCCAGTGTAAACCGTAGCCTTCAATCTCCTCACGGCTCATACCGAGTGAAGGTGAGAACTGACCGAGTAATCCATGTACTGAGTGAATAGGAATCTCCCAGATACGGAAGAAGCCAAGAACATGGTCAATACGGTAAGCATCAAAGTACTTAGCCATATTCTGGAAGCGGTTAATCCACCACTGGCAACCATTCTTTATCATCTCATCCCAGTTGTATGTAGGGAAGCCCCAGTTCTGACCATTTATCGAGAAGTCATCAGGTGGAGCACCTGCCTGACCGTTAAGGTTGAAGTAACGTGGTTCTGTCCATACGTCACAGCCATAGCGGTTGACACCGATAGGAATATCACCTTTAAGGATAATCTTATGTGCCTGTGCATATTCGTGCACTGCTTTTAGCTGAGTACTCAGCACAAACTGTACATAATAGAAGAAGGCAACCTCCTTGTAAGCCTTGTCCTTAGGGGTAGATAAAGCCTTGCGGTCAGCCTCATTCCATTGCTTGTGGTCTGACCAGTGGGAGAAGTCGGCTGTTCCGAACTTGTCTCTCATATATGAATATTGTGCATATGGTACAAGCCAACTCTCTGTTTCAGCAAAGAATGATTTGAAAGCACTACTTTCGAGCACCTTCTCACCTTCCTGTTCAAACAGCAGGCGGAGGTATTCTGTCTTTGCATCGTTCACACGCTCATAGTCAATCTGTGGCAGTGAGTTAAGGTCTTTGCGCAGTTTCTCAAATTTCTCAGCCTGCTTCTTGTCTTTCAAAGCTGGTAATGCCGTAAGGTCAACATACTGTGGGTGAAGGGCAAAGATTGAGATGCAACTATATGGATAAGAGTCTGTCCAAGTGTGCGTGATAGTTGTGTCGTTGATAGGGAGAATTTGTAACGCACGCTGGTTGGTCATACTCACCCAGTCAACCATCTTCTTTAAGTCGCCAAAGTCGCCGATACCGAAGCTCGTCTCCGTACGAAGCGAGAAAACTGGTACCAAAGTTCCGGCAATACGAACGGCTGGGAGTGGAAAAGCTGCCTCTGCCAACTCATATACGACTACGTCGCTTTCATCCATTGTTGGCAATACCAATGTGCGGTTGTTACTATATTCCCATACAAGATGCTCATTACTATCGTTGCTCTTAATGAAGAATTTCAGCTCAAGTTGGTCACCAACAAGTTTTGTAGCATCTAAGGTATAGCTCCACTCATTGATATTGTGCTGCACCATCTTCAATGCCTTTTTTACGTTCCAAGCACCTAATGCAGGCTCAGCACCTACAAGATAAAGATCATCTGAAGCAGCTAACTGTGGCGCACGAACCTTTAACGTTACAGCTTTGTTATAGTTGTTGAGCTTATCCTTGATCAACTTCTTGCCAGCAACACAATCCGTGATGGCAGAAGTATAGAGGTAAGCGTTATCAGGAATATCACTCCAATGGTCGTAAACACAATAATTCAGACTGCGTTCTGTATCAAAGTCCAATCGATGATTGATTACACCCCATTCTTTTCGCTGTTCGGTATCGCCACAGAGAATGCTGTAGAAATACTCGATATGCGTTCCTGGCTTTGCTTCTTTCTTCACTTCCACCTCCCAGTGGTAGCCATCGGCAGTGCGCATCCTATACTGTGAGGCCTCTATAGCCCCGTTATGTTGACCCGTAATAATGTTCAGGACAAGGTCTTGTCCATAATAGGTCTGATAGTCTATGTGAAACTGTATATTCATAGAGTTGGGTTAGTTATTTTTCGTCAAAGTTAAGAATATTAATCAAAAAAAGCAATACCCTTTTACATGATTTATATCAATTTTTGCGCAATCGTTTGCATGATAATGCATTGGGGATAGCATATGGCTAATAAACTATTGCCTTATAAGTATAAATAAAACCTACTTTGCACTGCTTTCTAACGATATTTCACTTGCGTGTCAGTG is from Prevotella melaninogenica and encodes:
- the pulA gene encoding type I pullulanase; translation: MKIKYKLAASVAAFILSQNVAAQQRFNEMSYSPSETTFRLNAPSKPTLRLYDAGRGGKAYKKVKLTPSGDNTWTVTVKGDLKGKFYTFDIGHGETPGVFAKAVGCNGGRGAVIDMKETNPTGWENDRRVPTKSPADLIIYELHHRDFSIDPSSSLMHKGKYLALTEQKAINHLKKLGINAVHILPSFDFASVDESKPDVPQYNWGYDPLNYNVPEGSYSYDADLPTRRIMEFKQMVQALHKAGIRVILDVVYNHTFDLANSNFERTYPKVYYRYNADGTPSNGTGCGNETASEHPLMHDYMLESMKYWVNEYHIDGFRVDLMGVHDIQTMNDIRRELNAIDPEIFVYGEGWSAGNCAYPHEKLAMKAAIPQMPGIAAFSDDIRDALRGPFSDDHKPGFLGGVKGLEESLKASIAGMINHPQVDYSKVNYSKKPYALEPTQMIAYVSCHDDMCLVDRLKASIPETEYDENELIRLNLLAQTAVFTSQGVPFMLAGEEMLRNKKGVHNSFNSPDSINHLDWNNLKTYPQVFNYYSGLINLRKAHPAFRLGKADLVRKHLEFLPVQDCLVAFRLKDHAGGDKWENIYVILNANKELRTVNIPKGQYTIVCANGEVNEAGLGKMEGGEIMVDGQSALILHD
- a CDS encoding 4-alpha-glucanotransferase; protein product: MNIQFHIDYQTYYGQDLVLNIITGQHNGAIEASQYRMRTADGYHWEVEVKKEAKPGTHIEYFYSILCGDTEQRKEWGVINHRLDFDTERSLNYCVYDHWSDIPDNAYLYTSAITDCVAGKKLIKDKLNNYNKAVTLKVRAPQLAASDDLYLVGAEPALGAWNVKKALKMVQHNINEWSYTLDATKLVGDQLELKFFIKSNDSNEHLVWEYSNNRTLVLPTMDESDVVVYELAEAAFPLPAVRIAGTLVPVFSLRTETSFGIGDFGDLKKMVDWVSMTNQRALQILPINDTTITHTWTDSYPYSCISIFALHPQYVDLTALPALKDKKQAEKFEKLRKDLNSLPQIDYERVNDAKTEYLRLLFEQEGEKVLESSAFKSFFAETESWLVPYAQYSYMRDKFGTADFSHWSDHKQWNEADRKALSTPKDKAYKEVAFFYYVQFVLSTQLKAVHEYAQAHKIILKGDIPIGVNRYGCDVWTEPRYFNLNGQAGAPPDDFSINGQNWGFPTYNWDEMIKNGCQWWINRFQNMAKYFDAYRIDHVLGFFRIWEIPIHSVHGLLGQFSPSLGMSREEIEGYGLHWQEELFTEPFIADWVLDRIFREHADEIRQKYVEHVWGDRYKMRPEYDTQRKVEKAFAGKNSDVDIWLRDGLYALISNVLFVRDHKDPNRFHPRICVQFDFIYESLYDSDKAIFNKLYNDYYYRRNNQFWYQEAMKKLPKLVNATRMLVCAEDLGMVPDCVAWVMNELRILSLEIQSMPKDPKVRFSNLGENPYRSVCTISTHDMPTLRQWWDEDWGRTQDYFNNTLHRGGPAPHPLPGWLARDIISRHLTSPSLLCILGIQDWMSIDEELRLPDPNAERINVPANPKHYWRYRMHVGIEDLMKNKAFNEQITDLLYQAGR